A part of Citrifermentans bremense genomic DNA contains:
- a CDS encoding phosphoribosylaminoimidazolesuccinocarboxamide synthase — protein MTTPVLNTDFPGLKLAARGKVRDIYDLGETLLIVTTDRISAFDVIMNEGIPHKGYVLTQISAYWFRQMEDIIKNHIISTDVADFPKECQPYADVLAGRSMWVKKAQPLAAECIVRGYISGSGWKDYQKTGAICGIKLPEGLKESDRLPHPIFTPSTKAELGTHDENISFEEMCRICGTEISTKVRDVTLAIYEKARDLADEKGIIIADTKFEYGIYEGELIIIDECMTPDSSRFWPKESYKPGGPQPSFDKQFLRDYLETLDWGKTAPAPPLPEEIVRKTGEKYMEALVKLTGKGI, from the coding sequence ATGACTACACCGGTACTCAACACTGATTTCCCCGGTCTGAAGCTCGCGGCCCGCGGCAAGGTGCGCGACATCTACGACCTCGGAGAGACGCTGCTCATCGTCACCACCGACAGGATCTCCGCTTTCGACGTGATCATGAACGAGGGGATCCCGCACAAGGGGTACGTGCTGACCCAGATCTCCGCCTACTGGTTCCGTCAAATGGAAGACATCATCAAGAACCACATCATCTCCACCGACGTCGCCGATTTCCCCAAGGAGTGCCAGCCCTACGCCGACGTCCTTGCTGGGCGCTCCATGTGGGTGAAGAAGGCGCAGCCGCTGGCCGCCGAGTGCATCGTGCGCGGCTACATCTCCGGTTCCGGCTGGAAGGACTACCAGAAGACCGGCGCCATCTGCGGCATCAAGCTTCCCGAAGGGCTCAAGGAGAGCGACCGCCTCCCCCACCCGATCTTCACCCCCTCCACCAAGGCGGAGCTCGGAACCCACGACGAGAACATCTCCTTCGAGGAGATGTGCCGGATCTGCGGCACCGAAATTTCCACCAAGGTGCGCGACGTGACCCTCGCCATCTACGAGAAGGCGCGCGACCTGGCCGACGAGAAAGGTATCATCATCGCCGACACCAAGTTCGAGTACGGCATCTACGAAGGGGAGCTGATCATCATCGACGAGTGCATGACCCCCGACTCCAGCCGTTTCTGGCCCAAAGAGAGCTACAAGCCGGGCGGGCCGCAGCCCTCCTTCGACAAGCAGTTCCTGCGTGACTACCTGGAGACCCTCGACTGGGGCAAGACGGCGCCGGCGCCGCCGCTTCCCGAGGAGATCGTCAGGAAGACCGGCGAGAAGTACATGGAAGCACTGGTGAAGCTGACCGGCAAAGGGATCTAG
- a CDS encoding peptidylprolyl isomerase, giving the protein MLGIMRKYKQSILIKIVFVVIVLSFIGTIFLVWGRGGDESANGPAGYAAMVDGTKISMEDFQKNYYRTRNLYEQIYGRSLTPEMEKQMGIKKATIESMVESILALKEAKNMGVKVTKDEVAAEIAKVPSFQNNGVFDFNLYQQTLKTNRVTPKDFEESQEQDILIQKARNKVKEKATVTDADVMQEFKKQNDKVDLQYVSFSPADVKGSIKLTDAELDMYLQDHQAEFKTPEQVSIAYTLVSPASLASKVSVTPEEAQNYYQKNIDRYQGKGGILPFAEVKDQATADAQKAKAARETYEKVAETANKFRAQGNLDAAAQALGSKVEKTALFTAQAPAAAIAGETELVARAFALKQNELGGPVETAKGIYLLKVIDKKPSAVPPLAQVRAKVEQKLLEVKGAEVAKKKAEEALQQLAKGGAAAKESGNFGYSATGAIPTVGTSPELMEAAFALTPANPVAKQPVKVGERWYAVKLKNRVEAPTTDFAKASAGIKQALLPKKQQEELDKWMKGLRAKAKIEINPTIKD; this is encoded by the coding sequence ATGCTAGGCATAATGAGGAAGTACAAACAATCGATACTTATAAAGATTGTATTCGTCGTGATCGTACTCTCTTTCATAGGGACCATCTTCCTCGTCTGGGGCAGAGGCGGCGACGAGTCCGCCAACGGTCCTGCTGGCTACGCCGCAATGGTTGACGGCACCAAGATCTCGATGGAGGATTTCCAGAAGAACTACTACCGCACCAGGAACCTCTACGAGCAGATCTACGGCCGCTCGCTCACCCCGGAAATGGAAAAGCAGATGGGGATCAAGAAGGCCACCATCGAGAGCATGGTGGAAAGCATCCTCGCCCTTAAAGAAGCAAAGAATATGGGGGTCAAGGTGACCAAGGACGAGGTCGCCGCCGAGATCGCAAAGGTCCCCTCCTTCCAGAACAACGGCGTCTTCGACTTTAACCTGTACCAGCAGACCCTCAAGACGAACCGGGTCACCCCGAAGGATTTCGAGGAGTCTCAGGAGCAGGACATCCTTATTCAAAAGGCGCGCAACAAGGTGAAGGAGAAGGCGACCGTCACCGACGCCGACGTAATGCAGGAGTTCAAGAAGCAAAACGACAAGGTTGACCTGCAGTACGTCTCCTTCTCTCCCGCCGACGTTAAGGGAAGCATCAAGCTCACCGACGCGGAGTTGGACATGTACCTCCAGGATCACCAGGCGGAGTTCAAGACCCCCGAACAGGTATCCATCGCCTACACCCTGGTGAGCCCGGCGTCGCTCGCCTCCAAGGTGAGCGTCACCCCCGAGGAGGCGCAGAACTACTACCAGAAGAACATCGACCGCTACCAGGGCAAGGGTGGGATCCTCCCCTTTGCCGAAGTGAAGGACCAGGCCACCGCCGATGCGCAGAAGGCCAAGGCCGCCAGGGAGACCTACGAGAAGGTGGCCGAGACCGCCAACAAGTTCCGCGCCCAGGGTAACCTCGACGCAGCCGCCCAGGCGCTGGGAAGCAAGGTCGAGAAGACCGCGCTCTTCACGGCTCAGGCGCCTGCCGCCGCAATCGCCGGCGAGACCGAGCTCGTCGCCCGCGCCTTTGCGCTGAAGCAGAACGAGCTGGGTGGACCGGTCGAGACCGCCAAGGGGATCTACCTCTTGAAGGTCATCGACAAGAAGCCCTCCGCCGTGCCGCCGCTGGCGCAGGTAAGGGCGAAGGTCGAGCAGAAGCTTCTGGAGGTCAAAGGGGCCGAGGTAGCCAAGAAGAAAGCTGAAGAGGCGCTGCAGCAGCTGGCCAAAGGGGGCGCGGCCGCCAAAGAGAGCGGCAACTTCGGCTATTCCGCTACCGGCGCCATCCCGACCGTCGGCACCTCCCCCGAACTGATGGAGGCCGCCTTCGCGCTCACCCCGGCGAACCCGGTAGCGAAGCAGCCGGTCAAGGTGGGCGAGCGCTGGTATGCGGTGAAGCTGAAAAACCGCGTTGAAGCCCCGACCACCGACTTTGCCAAGGCCTCCGCCGGCATCAAGCAGGCCCTGCTTCCCAAGAAGCAGCAGGAGGAGCTGGACAAGTGGATGAAGGGACTCAGGGCCAAGGCTAAGATCGAGATCAACCCGACGATCAAGGACTAG
- a CDS encoding rod shape-determining protein gives MIKIFDALFGMFSNDLAIDLGTANTLVYLKGKGIVVREPSVVAVQKMPSGQQKVLAVGMEAKKMLGRTPGTITAIRPMKDGVIADFDITEEMLRYFIHKVHNRKTLVRPRIVICVPSGITQVEKRAVKESAESAGAREVYLIEEPMAAAIGAGLPITEASGNMIVDIGGGTTEVAVISLAGIVYTKSVRVGGDKMDEAIVQYIKRKYNLLIGDRMAELIKIEIGEAYPGTQLLHMEVKGRDLVSGIPKTTEIDSNEIREALSEPVTAIVDAVRNCLERTPPELAADLVDKGIVLAGGGALLRNLDVLLREETGLPVVTAEDPLSCVVLGSGKVLDELALLRNVAVSS, from the coding sequence ATGATCAAGATTTTCGATGCCCTTTTCGGCATGTTTTCTAATGATCTGGCCATAGATCTCGGCACGGCCAACACCCTTGTCTACTTAAAAGGTAAGGGTATCGTGGTGCGTGAGCCGTCGGTGGTCGCGGTACAGAAGATGCCCAGCGGCCAGCAGAAGGTGCTCGCTGTCGGCATGGAGGCCAAGAAGATGCTTGGCCGCACCCCTGGGACCATCACCGCCATCCGTCCGATGAAGGACGGGGTCATCGCCGATTTCGACATCACCGAGGAGATGCTTCGCTACTTCATCCACAAGGTGCATAACAGAAAGACCCTGGTCCGTCCGAGGATCGTCATCTGCGTTCCCTCCGGGATCACCCAGGTGGAAAAGCGCGCCGTCAAGGAAAGCGCCGAGTCGGCCGGGGCCCGCGAGGTTTACCTGATCGAGGAGCCGATGGCGGCCGCCATCGGGGCGGGGCTTCCCATCACCGAGGCCAGCGGCAACATGATCGTCGACATAGGCGGCGGCACCACCGAGGTCGCCGTGATCTCCCTGGCCGGCATCGTCTACACCAAGAGCGTGCGGGTCGGCGGCGACAAGATGGACGAGGCGATCGTCCAGTACATCAAGCGCAAGTACAACCTGCTCATCGGCGACCGCATGGCCGAACTGATCAAGATAGAGATAGGCGAGGCCTACCCCGGAACCCAGCTCTTGCACATGGAGGTCAAGGGGCGCGACCTCGTGTCCGGTATCCCCAAGACCACCGAGATCGACTCCAACGAGATCCGCGAGGCGCTCTCCGAGCCGGTGACCGCGATAGTCGACGCGGTGCGCAACTGCCTGGAGCGGACCCCGCCGGAGCTTGCCGCGGACCTCGTAGACAAGGGGATCGTGCTGGCGGGGGGCGGCGCGCTCTTGCGCAACCTGGACGTGCTCTTGCGCGAGGAGACCGGCCTTCCCGTGGTCACCGCGGAAGACCCGCTTTCCTGCGTCGTCCTGGGCTCGGGCAAGGTGCTCGACGAACTGGCGCTGCTGCGCAACGTCGCCGTCAGCTCCTAG
- a CDS encoding glycosyltransferase family 2 protein, protein MTDATIDVIIPVWNRPDETRNCLVTLINHTPGARFIMVDCGSERDTERLLQELADSLDDRALLMRDDSNIGFVPAANRGFESSEAPYLALVRNTTLVSPKWLEPLLAYAGEHPEAGILLPCLDPGEECSAPKELERGSFAAMVVSRELYRRIGGFDEGMDGGAWCLKDYTRRANAHGFITVQVPTPVVHHQEEVQLGSEQRRRETQQRSIALFRERWGVGASYVLHVPKGVEVELLGEKLEWLVKGARHDDRYTVLLPASLNQAAQQAGLATLHEHVTLVPLPRLAWDGMKKRLFEKIASEKPGTTPVTAVDGIPFPWSDRYLSFSELCERIKARYQ, encoded by the coding sequence ATGACCGACGCCACCATAGACGTCATCATACCCGTTTGGAACAGGCCCGACGAGACCCGGAACTGCCTGGTCACCCTGATCAACCACACACCCGGCGCCCGATTCATCATGGTGGACTGCGGGTCCGAGCGGGATACCGAAAGGCTCCTGCAGGAACTCGCCGACAGCCTGGACGACCGCGCGTTGTTGATGCGCGATGACAGCAACATAGGCTTCGTGCCTGCTGCCAACCGCGGTTTCGAGAGCTCAGAGGCCCCCTACCTCGCCCTGGTGCGCAACACCACCCTGGTGAGCCCGAAGTGGCTGGAGCCCCTCTTAGCCTATGCCGGGGAGCATCCGGAGGCTGGGATCTTACTGCCGTGTCTCGATCCTGGCGAGGAGTGCAGCGCACCCAAAGAGCTCGAACGGGGTTCCTTCGCCGCCATGGTGGTCTCCAGGGAGCTCTACCGGCGGATCGGCGGCTTCGACGAGGGGATGGACGGCGGCGCGTGGTGCCTCAAGGACTACACCCGGCGCGCCAATGCCCACGGCTTCATCACGGTGCAGGTGCCGACCCCGGTGGTGCACCACCAGGAAGAGGTGCAGCTCGGCTCGGAGCAGAGGCGGCGTGAGACCCAGCAGCGAAGCATCGCCCTTTTCCGGGAGCGCTGGGGGGTGGGTGCAAGCTACGTACTTCACGTCCCCAAGGGGGTGGAAGTAGAGCTGCTTGGAGAAAAACTGGAGTGGCTGGTAAAAGGGGCGCGGCACGACGACCGCTACACCGTGCTGCTGCCGGCCTCCTTGAACCAGGCTGCCCAGCAGGCGGGACTTGCGACCCTGCACGAGCACGTCACCCTGGTGCCGCTGCCCAGGCTCGCCTGGGACGGCATGAAAAAGCGCCTCTTCGAGAAGATCGCCTCCGAGAAACCGGGGACGACGCCGGTCACCGCGGTGGATGGCATCCCCTTCCCCTGGAGCGACCGCTACCTCTCCTTTTCAGAGCTTTGCGAGAGGATCAAGGCCCGCTACCAGTAG
- the gmhA gene encoding D-sedoheptulose 7-phosphate isomerase, translated as MLAEIKAQLKAHCEVMTALGGELSPAIQSAVSFVVAAYKAGNKLLVMGNGGSAADAQHFVAEMVGRFKLERRALPAIALHTDTSILTAVGNDYGFDRIFSRQVEAHAAQGDVVVGISTSGNSPNVQLALEAARGMGCRTIALLGKDGGSIRSVVDLPLVVPSNDTPRIQEGHITIIHIICDLVERQLFVKGE; from the coding sequence ATGCTTGCAGAGATAAAGGCCCAGCTTAAGGCCCATTGCGAGGTGATGACGGCGCTCGGAGGGGAACTATCCCCCGCCATACAGAGCGCCGTTTCGTTTGTGGTTGCAGCCTACAAGGCCGGCAACAAGCTTTTGGTCATGGGCAACGGCGGGTCGGCAGCGGACGCCCAGCATTTCGTGGCCGAAATGGTGGGGCGCTTCAAGCTGGAGCGGCGCGCGCTTCCCGCCATCGCGCTGCACACCGATACCTCCATCCTTACCGCCGTAGGCAACGATTACGGCTTTGACCGGATTTTCTCGCGCCAGGTCGAGGCGCATGCCGCGCAGGGCGATGTCGTGGTGGGCATCTCCACCTCAGGCAACTCGCCGAACGTCCAGCTCGCACTCGAGGCGGCCCGCGGAATGGGATGCCGCACCATAGCGCTTCTGGGAAAAGACGGTGGGAGCATCAGGTCCGTCGTGGATCTCCCGCTCGTAGTCCCGAGCAACGACACCCCCAGGATCCAGGAAGGGCACATAACCATCATCCACATCATCTGCGACCTGGTGGAGCGGCAGCTTTTTGTGAAGGGCGAGTAG
- the gmhB gene encoding D-glycero-beta-D-manno-heptose 1,7-bisphosphate 7-phosphatase, with the protein MAKQRAVFLDRDGTINVEVQYLSKVEEFQLIPGVPLALKRLKDAGFLLVVVTNQSGIGRGLYDEAALKEIHDHMHDDLAQYGINIDACYFCPHHPEHATGDYRRECACRKPLPGMLEQAAADLDIDLSRSYMIGDKLGDVQAGLNAGCTSLLVLTGYGSKEVSRLPAGVESFIDLGAAVDAILVREANL; encoded by the coding sequence ATGGCGAAGCAGCGGGCGGTCTTTCTCGACAGGGACGGGACCATCAACGTAGAAGTGCAGTACCTGAGCAAGGTGGAGGAATTCCAGCTCATCCCCGGGGTCCCCTTGGCGCTCAAGCGTCTCAAGGATGCCGGGTTCCTTCTGGTAGTTGTGACCAACCAGTCCGGGATTGGGCGCGGTCTCTACGACGAGGCGGCGCTTAAAGAGATCCACGACCACATGCACGATGACCTGGCCCAGTACGGGATCAACATCGACGCCTGCTATTTCTGCCCGCACCACCCCGAGCACGCCACCGGCGACTACCGCAGGGAATGCGCCTGCCGCAAGCCCCTCCCCGGCATGCTGGAGCAGGCCGCCGCCGACCTCGACATCGACCTCTCCCGCTCCTACATGATCGGCGACAAGCTTGGGGACGTGCAGGCGGGGCTGAACGCCGGGTGCACCTCCTTGCTGGTACTCACCGGGTACGGGAGCAAAGAGGTGTCGCGCCTGCCGGCCGGGGTGGAGTCCTTCATCGACCTGGGGGCTGCCGTCGACGCCATCCTCGTGAGGGAGGCAAACCTTTAG
- a CDS encoding TSUP family transporter, giving the protein MISIPPVYLPLLFITGAAAGLIDSIAGGGGLITVPVLLGLGLPPQAALGTNKLQGSFGSFSAMVHFVQAGTVKLSDAALGAAWTAAGAVLGTYTVRQLDPGFLKKGIPFLLLAILCYTIFTPKLGAEEVRPRFPRVLFYAVAGLALGFYDGFLGPGTGSFWVVALMLGLGFDMRKGTGYTKVFNFVSNIVSLAVFLAGGEVLILAGLVMGAGQAVGARVGARLVIKKGTRLVRPVFICSVLAVTAKLFWDNYLR; this is encoded by the coding sequence GTGATCTCCATTCCGCCCGTATATCTCCCACTGCTTTTCATCACCGGAGCAGCCGCTGGTCTCATCGATTCCATAGCAGGAGGAGGGGGGCTCATCACGGTCCCGGTGCTGCTCGGGCTGGGGCTTCCGCCTCAGGCTGCGCTCGGGACGAACAAGCTTCAGGGAAGCTTCGGCTCCTTCAGCGCCATGGTCCACTTCGTACAGGCGGGGACGGTGAAGCTCTCAGACGCCGCCCTTGGTGCGGCCTGGACCGCCGCCGGCGCTGTACTCGGCACCTACACGGTGCGGCAGCTGGACCCGGGCTTCCTGAAGAAGGGAATACCCTTTCTGCTCCTGGCCATCCTCTGCTACACCATCTTCACCCCCAAGCTCGGCGCCGAGGAGGTGCGCCCGCGGTTCCCCAGGGTGCTCTTCTATGCGGTCGCCGGGTTGGCGCTTGGTTTCTACGACGGCTTTCTCGGGCCGGGCACCGGATCCTTCTGGGTGGTGGCCCTGATGCTCGGCCTGGGCTTCGACATGCGCAAGGGAACCGGCTACACCAAGGTCTTCAACTTCGTCAGCAATATCGTGTCGCTGGCGGTGTTCCTGGCGGGGGGAGAGGTGCTGATCCTGGCGGGGCTAGTGATGGGGGCGGGGCAGGCTGTGGGGGCTAGGGTAGGGGCGAGGCTCGTGATTAAGAAGGGGACCCGGCTGGTGCGGCCTGTGTTCATCTGCTCCGTGCTCGCGGTGACGGCGAAGCTTTTCTGGGACAACTACCTGCGGTAA
- a CDS encoding SlyX family protein — protein MEQRLTDMEMLIMHQGRIIDQLNEVVTGQQTMIDHLTRELKLVKEHLRGLAASDTRLPSEEEPPPHY, from the coding sequence ATGGAACAGCGTCTGACTGATATGGAGATGCTGATCATGCATCAGGGTCGCATCATCGATCAATTGAACGAGGTCGTTACCGGGCAGCAGACCATGATCGACCACCTCACCCGGGAATTGAAACTGGTCAAGGAACACCTGCGCGGCTTGGCCGCCTCCGACACGAGGCTTCCCTCCGAAGAGGAGCCTCCGCCGCATTACTGA
- a CDS encoding aldo/keto reductase — protein sequence MNKVRLGCTGLEINPLVFGTLPLGPLQAALSPEEGGRLIRYALERGVNLLDTAELYQTYPHILSALSGFEGEVHIASKTHANTAEQARAHVERALSALELERLDIVHLHGARVADPFAERPEVIETLLRMKEEGKIAHVGLSSHFVSAIRKSVQHPEIEVVHPLINRAGMGIIDGTQAEMADVIAACADAGKGVYAMKALAGGNLISSARESLRYVLGLQGVHGVALGMLSEAEIDGNLALFHDDSADEALWEKLEGRRRKLAIMEAFCKGCGACVPACTNDALKLVDGKAVVDEEQCILCGYCGAACPEFMIRVV from the coding sequence ATGAACAAAGTACGCCTTGGCTGCACCGGTTTGGAGATCAACCCCCTCGTTTTCGGTACTCTCCCCTTGGGTCCCTTGCAGGCCGCGCTTTCTCCCGAAGAGGGGGGGAGGCTGATCCGCTACGCCCTGGAACGGGGCGTGAACCTCTTGGACACCGCCGAACTGTACCAGACCTACCCGCACATCCTCTCCGCCTTATCCGGGTTCGAGGGCGAGGTTCACATCGCCTCCAAGACCCACGCCAACACGGCCGAGCAGGCACGCGCCCACGTCGAGCGGGCGCTGAGCGCACTGGAGTTGGAGCGGTTGGACATCGTTCATCTGCACGGCGCCAGGGTCGCGGACCCGTTTGCCGAGCGCCCTGAGGTGATCGAGACGCTGCTCAGGATGAAGGAGGAAGGTAAGATCGCCCACGTCGGTCTCTCCTCCCATTTCGTGAGCGCCATCAGGAAGTCAGTGCAGCATCCGGAGATCGAGGTGGTGCATCCGCTCATCAACCGGGCGGGCATGGGGATCATAGACGGCACGCAGGCGGAGATGGCCGACGTGATTGCGGCCTGCGCCGACGCCGGCAAGGGGGTTTACGCCATGAAGGCCTTGGCCGGCGGCAACCTCATCTCCTCCGCGCGCGAGAGCCTGCGCTACGTGCTCGGGCTGCAGGGAGTGCACGGCGTGGCGCTGGGGATGCTCTCGGAGGCCGAGATCGACGGGAACCTTGCCCTTTTCCACGATGACAGCGCCGACGAGGCACTTTGGGAAAAGCTGGAGGGGAGAAGGCGCAAGCTCGCCATCATGGAGGCGTTTTGCAAGGGGTGCGGCGCCTGCGTCCCGGCCTGCACCAACGACGCGCTGAAACTGGTGGACGGCAAGGCCGTCGTCGACGAGGAGCAGTGTATTCTCTGCGGCTATTGCGGCGCTGCCTGCCCGGAGTTCATGATCCGGGTGGTATAA
- a CDS encoding glycyl-radical enzyme activating protein produces MIHGTVFNLQRYSLHDGPGIRTTVFLKGCPARCWWCHNPESQSPLPEIACSQNLCIACGACRSACPESLSRQSCRGCGACARACPTGAREVVGRVMTVDEVMESVLKDRFFYEDSGGGVTFSGGEPLCQPQFLKELLAACREHEIHTAVDTAGICAPDTLADIAPLADLFLFDLKCADPERHREGTGADHAAILKNLECLGREQRPIWLRIPVVPGFNDSVQEMEALAALASRLHGVRQVWLLPYHGSWGAKPQRFGKEAALQAAGAAAPSLETLEHYARLFRDRGLDTRIGGA; encoded by the coding sequence ATGATTCACGGAACGGTTTTCAATCTGCAACGCTACTCGCTGCACGACGGCCCCGGCATCAGGACCACGGTCTTCCTGAAAGGATGCCCGGCGCGCTGCTGGTGGTGCCACAACCCCGAGAGCCAGTCACCCCTGCCTGAAATCGCCTGCTCCCAAAACCTCTGCATCGCTTGCGGCGCCTGCCGTTCGGCCTGTCCCGAGTCACTCTCCAGACAATCCTGCCGCGGTTGCGGCGCCTGCGCCAGGGCCTGCCCGACGGGTGCGCGCGAGGTGGTGGGGAGGGTGATGACGGTCGACGAGGTGATGGAGAGCGTCCTGAAAGACCGCTTCTTCTACGAGGATTCCGGCGGCGGGGTCACCTTCTCTGGTGGCGAGCCCCTCTGCCAGCCGCAGTTTCTCAAGGAGCTCTTGGCCGCCTGCCGCGAACACGAGATCCACACCGCCGTCGATACGGCGGGGATCTGCGCCCCCGACACCCTCGCCGACATCGCGCCGCTGGCGGACCTGTTCCTCTTCGACCTCAAGTGCGCCGACCCGGAGAGGCACCGGGAGGGGACCGGCGCAGATCATGCGGCGATACTCAAGAACCTGGAGTGCCTCGGCCGTGAACAACGTCCGATCTGGCTCAGGATCCCGGTGGTTCCCGGATTCAACGACTCGGTGCAGGAGATGGAGGCGCTGGCTGCACTTGCCTCGCGGCTACACGGGGTGCGCCAGGTCTGGCTCCTCCCTTACCACGGGAGCTGGGGAGCGAAGCCTCAGCGCTTCGGAAAGGAGGCGGCGCTCCAGGCAGCAGGGGCGGCGGCGCCCTCTTTGGAGACTTTGGAGCATTACGCCCGACTGTTCAGGGACAGGGGGCTCGATACGCGTATAGGGGGAGCTTAG